The region GAATGGCTGGGTTACAAAGCTCGGCGTGATCGCTCTTGGTGCGGTATTGCTTACTTCCTGGGATTTTGTGCTCGACCCAGCAATGAGTCAGGCAGCCTACCCATTCTGGCAATTTCAGGATGTTGGTGAGTTTTTTGGGATGCCTTACCGGAACCTGACGGGTTGGCTGGGAACCGGAGCGCTGTTTATGACCGTAGCGAGTTTCGTCTGGCGTAAAACGGAAGTGCCCGTACAGCGCGATCGCCTGTGGGTTCCTTTGGTGATTTACCTGGTCAATTTTGCCTTCGGTGCAATCATTACAGTGACTCAGCTAGATGCTCGATTCTTAATCCCTGTAGGCATTGGGCTGGTGCTAGGAGTATTGCCAGCGCTGTTGCTGTGGTGGAGTTCTGGTTCAGCGAAACAACCCAAATTGTTTACGGTTCCTGGTCAAGCATCAGAAACTCTAGAAGACTCAAAACCTGAAGTTTCGACCATTCCAGTCGTTTCCAAGCGCTCGGCAGCATAATCGCTTTTTGATAAGAGGCAGCATCGTTGATTGTTAATTTCGCACAAGTAAGCAGTCCCTTTTCTGAACCAGCCGCCTCAGCGGTTGCCATTTGGGGAAGTGGCTGCTTTTTGGTGGTCGCTCTGGTACAACTTCCTGCGATCGCCATTCTGTTATCCCGTCTGCTGCGAGGTCCCACCCGCCATCCCCCTTTGCAACCGCGATCGCCCCAACCTGGTTATTTGGGTAAGGTGAGTGTGGTTGTGCCCACCCTGAACGAAGCTGATCGCATTGCCCCGTGTTTGGAAGGGTTAAGTCGGCAGAGTTACGAGGTGCGCGAAGTCATCGTGGTTGATAGCTACTCCACTGATGGCACACCTGATCGGGTGAAAGCCATGCAGCAAAATGACCCTCGCTTTCGCCTGATTAACGACGATCCGCTACCGGGTGATTGGGTGGGTCGTCCCTGGGCATTGCACAATGGTTTTCTCGTCAGTTCGGAACAGAGCGAGTGGATCTTAGGCATCGATGCGGATACCCAACCGCAACCGGGTTTAGTTGCCAGCTTGCTCGAAACAGCGATAACCGAAGGCTATGACTTAATCTCGCTCTCGCCGCAATTTATCCTCAAGTATCCGGGGGAACTGTGGTTACAACCGGCGTTGCTGATGACGTTGGTTTACCGTTTTGGCGCAGCCGGAGAAACAGGCAATGCCGCAGAACGAGTCATGGCAAACGGGCAATGTTTCTTTTGCCGCCGCTCGGTGCTGCAACAGGCGGATGGCTATACCTCAGCCCGACGTTCATTCTGTGATGATGTCACGCTGGCACGACACATAGCTGCTCAGGGCGCACGGGTTGGCTTTTTGGATGGTGCCAAAATTTTGCAGGTGCGAATGTATGAGGGCATGGCGGAAACCTGGCGCGAGTGGGGGCGATCGCTGGATCTAAAAGACGCCGCCTCCCGCGCACAAGTTTGGGGTGATTGGTTGTTTCTGTTGCTGGTGCAGGGTTTGCCGTTACCGCTAGCGTTGGGGACAGGTTGGCGGCTAGCCGCTGGCAATGGCAATCTAGTTATGCAACTCGTGTTTGGACTCAATCTTTTGCTGGTGCTGATTCGATTAGGGTTGAATTTTGCGATCGCCCCTTCCTATGATCTATCCCAGGCAACTGGGCGCTGGCTGTTTTGGTTCTCTCCCCTGGCAGATCCGCTGGCAGTAGTACGAATTTTCCTTTCCTCCAGCCAAACGCCGAAACACTGGCGAGGACGCAGTTATGCCAATTCTGCTGGAAACTGAGCGCTTAATCTTACGCACCTGGCAACCCGAAGCAGATGCAGCTTTATTCGTGCGGGAGGTGTGAAGGATGCAGCTTCAAATTGCCACATTTACCGTACATAAGCGATTTGCCCTCACCATCAGTCGCGGCACCACCGCCCAAACCACCAACATTTGGGTAGAAGTGGAGCATGATGGCATTCGCGGCTGGGGAGAAGCTTCACCCTTTTCAGTGGGAGAAACACCCCAAACCACTGAGGCGATCGCCCGTTCTTTGCAAAAAATTGCGCCTCTGCTGAAAGCGCTCAGTCCCCTGGAACGGCAGCGCATTGAACGCTTGATGACCGATGCCAGATTGCCGTCTGCGGCTAAAGCGGCGCTGGATGTGGCATTGCATGATTGGCTGGGTAAACAGGCGCATCTGCCGCTCTGGGAATTGTGGGGGTTGGATCGCGATCGCATTCCGCCCACCGCCGTCACGATTGGCATTAGTGCCCCGGAAGCGGCTCAACAGCGAGTGCGAGACTGGTTGGGACAGGGCGAGGTTAAAGTGCCATTCCACGGAATTCAAGTTTTGAAGGTGAAACTGGGCAGCCCGCAAGGATTAGAGGCAGATAAGGCAATGTTGTTAGCCGTCAAAGCAGCAGCTCCCCACATCTCCCAGATCAGCATTGATGCGAATGGGGGTTGGAATTTGGAGCAAGCGCTACACATGGCAGATTGGCTCGCCGAGCAGGGCATCACTTACCTTGAGCAACCCCTCGCCAAAGGGCAGGAAGGGGATTTGCCAGCCCTCTACCAGCGATCGCCCCTGCCAATTTTTGTGGATGAAAGCTGCTTCACCAGCTACGATATTTTGCCTCTTGCTGATCGCGTCCACGGCATCAACATCAAACTAATGAAATCCGGCGGACTCACGGAAGCCTTGCGAATGATCCATACTGCCCGCGCTTGCGGGCTAAAAGTCATGTTCGGTTGCTATTCCGACAGTGCCTTGCTCAATACCGCACTGGCGCACCTCTCTCCCCTCGCCGATCACATCGACCTGGATAGCCACCTCAATTTAATAGACGACCCATTTGGGGGCGCAACCTTCCAAAATGGGCGAATTGTCCCCAGTCAACAACCAGGTTTAGGAGTGCGAGTTGTCAGATCATAATCTGACTTGATGAGGACGTTGGATAATCCGTTCGTTCACGCGACGCCGATCTCGGTTAATTTCAACTATGCGGATGTAGTGGTTGGGATATTCTTCCAGACAGGTTGCCAGTGCCCGCAGTGCGATCGCGCCATCAGCATCGTAAGTGCCGTAGCAGTTCCAGGAACCTGTGCGGAATCGGCGTTCATCCACATGCTCAATTCCCAGGCGATGCCCCTGCCGCAAAATTCGGTTGGCTTCCGTCACGATTTCTGGCGTAAGGGGAGTGCTGGCAGGTTGTCCGGCATAGCTGCTGGAAGAAGGCTTGGCAGGCGAAGCCGTGGATGGTGTGGATGAAACCTGCTGTCCATTATTTTTGAGAGATTCCGACTGATAGGTACGAAAGAAATTACTGGATGAAGAATCAATGCTTCCCTGTCTGGGTAGTGTGCTGCTATCAGTGTCTCCCAGACGGCGGTTGTAGAGAAATTTGTTGTATTCCTGGGCAAGACCACTTTCCTGGACTCGCTTTTGCTCGTATACCATTTGATTGCCGACTTCAATTAGGTGCGGCAAGCTAAAATCTGGTTTTTTGAATTCTGGGGGAGCTTCTTTACTGTTAACGACTCGTTGCGAAACACGCTCAATCCCAACACTGTGAATAAAGTTACGGATTTGTTCATCAAACAGACGCGATCGCAACGCTCCAAAAAAGTCAATTGCTTGATTAGGGAACGTATCCACCAGCTTTTCAATATCAGCACGGGAAACTGGATCAACCTGGAAAATACCTGCGACAATCCCAACGCGATCGTCCCAGTTGGGTTCCCAGTAAAACTTTTCCATCCGGCCATCCCGTACTAATGGCTGATACAGCGTCGAGAAATCGTTACCTGTAACAATGATAGGAATGCGCTGGATTGGCTCGGAGTCGTAGCTACCAGGCAGTTGCACATTAGTAGGATTGTCGGCAATGTTCATCAATGTGCCATTCACCAACTGCGTGTTAACTGTGTATTGAGTGTATTGGTCAACCCGTCCGGCACCAGCATCGATGTCATTAATCATCAAGACTGCCATTTTGCCGCGCACTTTCACCAGTTCCGCTGCTTCTCGATACCGTAATCGGATCAGTCGGGCTGGATCACCCGCATCGGGACTTTCCAATTCGCCTGCTGACATATGCACCACATTTACACCCATCCGCTCAAATACAAGCTCACACTGGAAAGACTTGCCTTCGCCTTTGCGCCCATGCACACCCAAGATTAATGGCACTTTGACATTGGGCAAGTCCAGGTAGTTTTTGGTGATGTGAACAGCAATTTTGTCGAGAAATCGCGGCGAAATGTAGAAACTCATAAATTCTGCGTCTATTGCTCCCACTCTATTATCAAGTAGTGCTGCTTCACTCAAGGTTGAGTTGGTGTAATCAATCCTATAAGCCAGCGTCGCTCTCGTGTTGTTTCGCCTGGATTGAAGTTGCCTGGAATTCCGCTTTAATCGACTATGGTGAAAGGTGCGATCGCCCATTTTCATTTGGAGTCTTCCCTTGCTCAAACCCCATCATCGGCTGGCAATTCTGCTGCATGACGGCATTCGTGGTGACAAAGGCAAAACTGGATTGTCGTTGCTCCGGTTCAGCGAAGCCGCGATCGCTGCAGTCATTGATTGCAACTGTGCTGGAGAAAATTTAGCTGAGTTAACCGGGATTCCCTGCTCTGCGCCAATTGTGGCATCGGTCGAAGAGGCGTTGCCCTACCAACCTGATGTGCTGGCAATTGGCATTGCTCCTACAGGTGGCGCACTTCCAGACGAATGGCGCTTGGCAATTCGGCAGGCGATCGCGGCGGGATTGTCGATTGCCAATGGGCTACATACCCGCTTGATGGATGACCCGGAACTTGCCAATCTATTGAAACCTGGACAATGGATTTGGGATATGCGCCAGGAACCCGCTGGGTTAGCAATTGGCACAGGTAAGGCAAAAACATTGCCCTGTTTGCGAGTGTTGACTGT is a window of Leptolyngbyaceae cyanobacterium JSC-12 DNA encoding:
- a CDS encoding putative membrane protein (IMG reference gene:2510096419~PFAM: Protein of unknown function (DUF422)) encodes the protein MKQLVAVERFCLIGHCVSLIFGLAGLLLVLPNPAIVAALPPLGQQAFGLSMAGGGVVYILLGAITVAIFAYRTVGWRNWLGFMLPAVVLSLGSELLGTSTGFPFGHYGYLNGLGYKIAGLVPFTIPLSWFYLGFSTYVLARAGLEARGWNGWVTKLGVIALGAVLLTSWDFVLDPAMSQAAYPFWQFQDVGEFFGMPYRNLTGWLGTGALFMTVASFVWRKTEVPVQRDRLWVPLVIYLVNFAFGAIITVTQLDARFLIPVGIGLVLGVLPALLLWWSSGSAKQPKLFTVPGQASETLEDSKPEVSTIPVVSKRSAA
- a CDS encoding glycosyl transferase (IMG reference gene:2510096420~PFAM: Glycosyl transferase family 2) is translated as MIVNFAQVSSPFSEPAASAVAIWGSGCFLVVALVQLPAIAILLSRLLRGPTRHPPLQPRSPQPGYLGKVSVVVPTLNEADRIAPCLEGLSRQSYEVREVIVVDSYSTDGTPDRVKAMQQNDPRFRLINDDPLPGDWVGRPWALHNGFLVSSEQSEWILGIDADTQPQPGLVASLLETAITEGYDLISLSPQFILKYPGELWLQPALLMTLVYRFGAAGETGNAAERVMANGQCFFCRRSVLQQADGYTSARRSFCDDVTLARHIAAQGARVGFLDGAKILQVRMYEGMAETWREWGRSLDLKDAASRAQVWGDWLFLLLVQGLPLPLALGTGWRLAAGNGNLVMQLVFGLNLLLVLIRLGLNFAIAPSYDLSQATGRWLFWFSPLADPLAVVRIFLSSSQTPKHWRGRSYANSAGN
- a CDS encoding enolase superfamily enzyme (IMG reference gene:2510096421~PFAM: Mandelate racemase / muconate lactonizing enzyme, C-terminal domain; Mandelate racemase / muconate lactonizing enzyme, N-terminal domain) → MQLQIATFTVHKRFALTISRGTTAQTTNIWVEVEHDGIRGWGEASPFSVGETPQTTEAIARSLQKIAPLLKALSPLERQRIERLMTDARLPSAAKAALDVALHDWLGKQAHLPLWELWGLDRDRIPPTAVTIGISAPEAAQQRVRDWLGQGEVKVPFHGIQVLKVKLGSPQGLEADKAMLLAVKAAAPHISQISIDANGGWNLEQALHMADWLAEQGITYLEQPLAKGQEGDLPALYQRSPLPIFVDESCFTSYDILPLADRVHGINIKLMKSGGLTEALRMIHTARACGLKVMFGCYSDSALLNTALAHLSPLADHIDLDSHLNLIDDPFGGATFQNGRIVPSQQPGLGVRVVRS
- a CDS encoding ribulose bisphosphate carboxylase small subunit (IMG reference gene:2510096422~PFAM: Ribulose bisphosphate carboxylase, small chain; ATPase family associated with various cellular activities (AAA)) — encoded protein: MKMGDRTFHHSRLKRNSRQLQSRRNNTRATLAYRIDYTNSTLSEAALLDNRVGAIDAEFMSFYISPRFLDKIAVHITKNYLDLPNVKVPLILGVHGRKGEGKSFQCELVFERMGVNVVHMSAGELESPDAGDPARLIRLRYREAAELVKVRGKMAVLMINDIDAGAGRVDQYTQYTVNTQLVNGTLMNIADNPTNVQLPGSYDSEPIQRIPIIVTGNDFSTLYQPLVRDGRMEKFYWEPNWDDRVGIVAGIFQVDPVSRADIEKLVDTFPNQAIDFFGALRSRLFDEQIRNFIHSVGIERVSQRVVNSKEAPPEFKKPDFSLPHLIEVGNQMVYEQKRVQESGLAQEYNKFLYNRRLGDTDSSTLPRQGSIDSSSSNFFRTYQSESLKNNGQQVSSTPSTASPAKPSSSSYAGQPASTPLTPEIVTEANRILRQGHRLGIEHVDERRFRTGSWNCYGTYDADGAIALRALATCLEEYPNHYIRIVEINRDRRRVNERIIQRPHQVRL